The following are from one region of the Pocillopora verrucosa isolate sample1 chromosome 3, ASM3666991v2, whole genome shotgun sequence genome:
- the LOC131772304 gene encoding uncharacterized protein produces the protein MKVRVADDLPIVPLGSSKIQGKILVSLEDGVGCAMYEFYAQAGDEVTLIAFHRNHNHIYYCVEGRCVIHDGATKQLPFTADHLLALTSDKNVHIRIQEPVRMVAVSVPHDTSVSPPPLLMKSLDEVTDSDRNVPFEDGLSRRFLAAPDGYNISVHNTFCSSSFSKHLQYLNNKELVYVIKGQGEYVWENGQCRHDFDSEKHHGTMFLVGNNAHKMTIGARDTIAICLFYPPLMGNERLKTGKEGGSSY, from the exons ATGAAAGTTCGAGTAGCAGATGATCTTCCGATTGTGCCCCTTGGCAGTAGTAAGATACAGGGAAAGATTTTAGTTTCCCTTGAAGACGGAGTGGGATGTGCAATGTACGAATTTTACGCTCAAGCTGGCGACGAGGTCACGCTCATCGCATTTCACCGTAATCACAATCACATATACTACTGTGTTGAAG GGCGATGTGTCATACACGACGGTGCAACCAAACAGCTGCCTTTCACCGCTGACCATCTCCTTGCTCTCACATCTGACAAAAACGTTCACATTCGTATTCAGGAGCCAGTGAGAATGGTTGCTGTTTCCGTCCCACATGACACAAGCGTATCTCCCCCACCTTTGCTAATGAAGAGCCTGGACGAAGTAACTGATTCAGATCGCAATGTTCCCTTTGAAGATGGATTAAGTCGAAGGTTTCTTGCCGCCCCTGATGGCTACAACATCTCAGTTCACAACACGTTTTGTTCGAGTAGTTTTAGCAAGCATCTCCAATATCTAAATAACAAAGAATTAGTCTATGTTATCAAAGGTCAAGGTGAATACGTATGGGAAAACGGGCAATGTCGACACGATTTTGACTCTGAAAAGCATCATGGGACTATGTTTCTTGTAGGAAACAACGCCCACAAGATGACAATCGGCGCTAGAGATACCATTGCTATCTGCCTGTTCTATCCACCACTCATGGGAAACGAACGGCTGAAAACTGGTAAAGAGGGTGGTTCCTCTTATTAG
- the LOC131772307 gene encoding uncharacterized protein isoform X2 — translation MPIRRGCLTLCCQGTQGQDGWSDLLQRFHQGGGELLDVEFIVNDSGKREVAEFGPMAGIAGAALAIAVWCHQQLKPNEMFPSVTPYMSEDDMVNHLKSQLLLIANERGVPEIYPKVLIIGGSGRCGQGAAYILEKTGIPSKNIVKWTRQETQGGGPFPAILSYDIFVNCIFLSKKIPPFLTKEMFHNNTRNLTVISDVSCDCTSPDNPLPIYDTITTFVKPTHRLDMSPSTKLLDVIAIDHLPSLLPKDSSDKYAAKLLPFLLKLPEASTYPPWVRVKNIYRDKLKEALAGIEMRTRKESVARDEAELSSSSEFESE, via the exons ATGCCTATAAG ACGTGGCTGTTTGACTTTGTGCTGTCAGGGGACACAG GGACAGGATGGCTGGAGTGACCTGCTGCAGAGGTTCCATCAAGGTGGTGGTGAACTACTTGATGTTGAGTTTATTGTCAATGACAGTG GTAAACGAGAAGTTGCTGAGTTTGGACCAATGGCAGGAATTGCTGGAGCTGCTCTTGCAATAGCAGTTTGGTGTCACCAGCAACTTAA GCCGAATGAGATGTTCCCAAGTGTTACTCCATACATGTCTGAAGATGACATGGTGAACCACTTGAAAAGCCAATTATTGCTGATTGCAAATGAAAGAG GAGTTCCTGAGATTTACCCAAAGGTGTTGATTATTGGAGGAAGTGGTCGTTGTGGCCAAGGAGCTGCTTACATTTTGGAGAAGACTGGAATTccaag CAAAAACATTGTCAAGTGGACAAGACAGGAGACACAAGGTGGTGGACCTTTCCCTGCCATCTTGAGTTATGACATCTTTGTCAACTGCATCTTCTTGTCAAAG aAAATCCCTCCATTCTTGACAAAGGAAATGTTCCATAACAACACCAG aaacttaacAGTTATTTCTGATGTGAGTTGTGATTGTACCAGTCCTGATAATCCACTACCAATCTATGACACTATTACTACCTTTGTGAAACCAACACATCGGCTTGATATGAG CCCAAGCACCAAACTATTGGATGTCATTGCAATTGATCATCTTCCATCCCTTTTACCAAAGGATAGCAGTGATAAATATGCTGCTAAacttcttcctttccttttgaaACTTCCTGAG GCATCCACTTATCCTCCATGGGTCAGAGTCAAGAATATCTACAGAGACAAATTGAAGGAAGCTCTGGCAGGGATTGAAATGCGAACCAGGAAGGAATCTGTAGCAAGAGATGAAGCAGAATTGTCCTCCTCATCGGAGTTTGAAAGTGAATGA
- the LOC131799501 gene encoding collagen triple helix repeat-containing protein 1-like — MKAHLLVIFTVAYLQAVEPSQKTCLSDGIPGIPGTPGIPGPHGRDGVKGERGEQGPKGEAGIAATWKQCVWRGSDDRDYGLIKDCIFQKTKKDTSLRVFYSGALRIFKCTICCKRWYFTFNGAECSGPMPIDGLIYIHQASNLEPLRVRHIEGYCENIPQGTVRVGINVGDCSGYGNADAHSGWNSVSRIVIEEVSAPQK, encoded by the exons ATGAAAGCTCACCTGCTAGTAATATTTACAGTTGCCTATTTGCAAGCTGTCGAACCCTCTCAAAAG ACTTGCCTATCAGACGGCATACCTGGTATTCCAGGAACTCCAGGCATACCAGGCCCTCACGGTCGTGACGGGGTAAAGGGAGAACGAGGAGAACAGGGCCCTAAAGGGGAAGCTGGTATCGCCGCAACTTGGAAACAGTGCGTCTGGAGGGGAAGCGATGATCGGGATTATGGATTAATCAAA GACTGcatttttcaaaagacaaagaaagaCACTTCTTTACGCGTTTTCTATAGCGGTGCTCTCCGAATCTTTAAATGCACAATTTGCTGCAAACGTTGGTACTTCACCTTTAACGGGGCTGAATGCAGTGGCCCTATGCCAATTGATGGTCTCATTTATATCCATCAAGCAAGCAATTTAGAGCCACTTCGTGTGCGTCATATTGAAGGCTACTGTGAGAACATCCCACAAGGAACTGTGCGCGTGGGGATCAACGTGGGAGACTGTAGCGGTTATGGGAATGCAGATGCTCATTCTGGCTGGAACTCAGTGTCCAGGATCGTGATAGAAGAAGTTTCGGCACCTcagaaataa
- the LOC131772307 gene encoding uncharacterized protein isoform X1: MASGASDDTSMKFWLRAESKPHEQRTPLTPVTCKKLLSAGHQVFVEKSEDRVYKEVDYERVGCKIVEEGSWTDAPADAYIVGIKELPNEDHPLINPHIYFGHAYKGQDGWSDLLQRFHQGGGELLDVEFIVNDSGKREVAEFGPMAGIAGAALAIAVWCHQQLKPNEMFPSVTPYMSEDDMVNHLKSQLLLIANERGVPEIYPKVLIIGGSGRCGQGAAYILEKTGIPSKNIVKWTRQETQGGGPFPAILSYDIFVNCIFLSKKIPPFLTKEMFHNNTRNLTVISDVSCDCTSPDNPLPIYDTITTFVKPTHRLDMSPSTKLLDVIAIDHLPSLLPKDSSDKYAAKLLPFLLKLPEASTYPPWVRVKNIYRDKLKEALAGIEMRTRKESVARDEAELSSSSEFESE; the protein is encoded by the exons ATGGCTAGTGGTGCAAGTGATGACACATCCATGAAATTTTGGCTTCGGGCGGAATCGAAACCGCACGAACAACGCACTCCACTGACACCAGTCACTTGCAAAAAGCTACTTTCTGCCG GTCACCAGGTTTTTGTGGAAAAGTCGGAAGACCGAGTTTACAAAGAAGTTGATTATGAAAG GGTTGGTTGTAAAATTGTTGAAGAAGGAAGTTGGACAGATGCTCCTGCAGATGCTTACATAGTGGGGATTAAAGAACTGCCAAACGAGGATCATCCCCTGATAAATCCTCACATTTACTTTGGCCATGCCTATAAG GGACAGGATGGCTGGAGTGACCTGCTGCAGAGGTTCCATCAAGGTGGTGGTGAACTACTTGATGTTGAGTTTATTGTCAATGACAGTG GTAAACGAGAAGTTGCTGAGTTTGGACCAATGGCAGGAATTGCTGGAGCTGCTCTTGCAATAGCAGTTTGGTGTCACCAGCAACTTAA GCCGAATGAGATGTTCCCAAGTGTTACTCCATACATGTCTGAAGATGACATGGTGAACCACTTGAAAAGCCAATTATTGCTGATTGCAAATGAAAGAG GAGTTCCTGAGATTTACCCAAAGGTGTTGATTATTGGAGGAAGTGGTCGTTGTGGCCAAGGAGCTGCTTACATTTTGGAGAAGACTGGAATTccaag CAAAAACATTGTCAAGTGGACAAGACAGGAGACACAAGGTGGTGGACCTTTCCCTGCCATCTTGAGTTATGACATCTTTGTCAACTGCATCTTCTTGTCAAAG aAAATCCCTCCATTCTTGACAAAGGAAATGTTCCATAACAACACCAG aaacttaacAGTTATTTCTGATGTGAGTTGTGATTGTACCAGTCCTGATAATCCACTACCAATCTATGACACTATTACTACCTTTGTGAAACCAACACATCGGCTTGATATGAG CCCAAGCACCAAACTATTGGATGTCATTGCAATTGATCATCTTCCATCCCTTTTACCAAAGGATAGCAGTGATAAATATGCTGCTAAacttcttcctttccttttgaaACTTCCTGAG GCATCCACTTATCCTCCATGGGTCAGAGTCAAGAATATCTACAGAGACAAATTGAAGGAAGCTCTGGCAGGGATTGAAATGCGAACCAGGAAGGAATCTGTAGCAAGAGATGAAGCAGAATTGTCCTCCTCATCGGAGTTTGAAAGTGAATGA
- the LOC131772370 gene encoding histamine H2 receptor-like — translation MDPPTSEIWAQNVTTESSNMLTSSGLTATIFKTVFLVLIAVMNVLGNTSICFIVLKDRQLRASVRNYAVASLALSDLLSVQIMTFQIFTYFNVGKNPIMCTLMGRIFGCLLYISILHLFTLSLDRYIAIFYPLRYRFMVTPTRTAVILLTIWIIPVFSILIFPAALVDLRGYASFYGCMEQGSIEKIDKKDRFHMSVNVIFLFFLPLLVMMWAYCRISKVAWYQANRVGVAVISAVRVPHLRGLPRTRDRKWAKTLAIVIGAFLGCYLPIVVASLVHIFAGQTTGCSLARTLEILLFLTFSNTVLNPLIYSLRNNEYRRAFQKTFRRCHRESNNNQGLRLSYVKQDLESLTVSSHVTSNHANTS, via the exons ATGGATCCGCCGACAAGTGAAATATGGGCACAGAATGTCACCACCGAGTCATCCAACATGTTAACCTCATCCGGTCTTACAGCGACAATCTTCAAAACcgtttttcttgttcttatcGCCGTGATGAACGTTTTGGGGAATACAAGTATCTGTTTTATTGTTCTTAAAGACAGACAACTACGAGCCTCAGTGCGGAATTACGCCGTAGCAAGCCTGGCCTTGTCAGACTTACTCTCCGTTCAAATTATGACTTTCcaaatttttacttactttAACGTTGGTAAAAACCCTATTATGTGCACGCTTATGGGCAGAATATTTGGCTGTCTTCTTTACATCAGCATTTTGCACTTATTTACGTTAAGCCTGGACAGATACATAGCAATATTTTACCCATTACGCTACAGATTCATGGTTACCCCGACAAGGACAGCTGTGATTTTATTAACGATCTGGATCATCCCAGTTTTTTCTATACTAATCTTCCCTGCTGCGCTAGTGGATCTCCGTGGCTATGCCAGCTTCTATGGATGCATGGAGCAAGGTTCGAtagaaaaaattgacaaaaaggatcgcttccatatgAGTGTGAacgtaatttttcttttctttctaccACTTCTTGTGATGATGTGGGCTTACTGTCGAATTAGCAAAGTTGCTTGGTATCAAGCCAACAGAGTTGGTGTTGCTGTGATCTCGGCAGTCAGAGTGCCACATCTTCGTGGTCTTCCCCGAACACGTGATAGAAAATGGGCCAAAACGCTAG CGATTGTGATTGGCGCATTCCTGGGCTGCTATCTTCCAATTGTGGTGGCATCTTTAGTGCATATTTTCGCTGGACAAACAACAGGTTGTTCCTTAGCACGGACTTTggaaattttattatttctcaCGTTTTCCAACACTGTTTTGAATCCTCTGATTTACTCTCTTCGGAACAATGAATACAGGAGAGCTTTCCAAAAGACATTTAGAAGATGCCACCGAGAGTCAAATAACAATCAAGGTTTACGACTCAGTTACGTCAAACAAGATCTTGAAAGCCTTACTGTGTCTAGTCACGTGACTTCAAACCACGCGAACACCTCGTGA